A genomic stretch from Ureibacillus composti includes:
- a CDS encoding PLP-dependent aminotransferase family protein produces MSDIEWKPQKSSSEPLHLQISSYMKKKILNGEWSIGMKIPSQRMLAHHFEVNRSTIVTALEELAADGLIDSKVGSGTRVVNNTWSLLASTPPPDWISYVHSGIHEPNMNIIQKINEAEANRAFIRLGTGELSPDLLPNEQMKKFLQMDVGESLTLGYEEPKGSLELRKTISHYLKKKGVEAAPSSILIVSGAIQALQLISIGLLKRGSVILHETPSYLNSVHVFQSAGMNLFGIPLNAEGIQTDSVRRLKRQHHASLLYTIPSFHNPTGTLMSEKRRQQLVEICQKEALPIIEDDVYGELWLDTPTPKPMKASDLQGNVLYIGSISKSLSPGLRIGWIVGPEPVIHRLADIKMQTDYGSSSISQYIVNNWIKSGLYEEYLNQIRVELKKRRDFTIDLLNKYFSDLAVWDIPKGGFYIWLQIKSDISTRKLFEVALQEGILLNPGSVYDKNDQQHLRLSYAYASLADLEKGLKRLAELIKELRN; encoded by the coding sequence GTGTCAGACATAGAATGGAAACCGCAAAAATCTTCCTCGGAACCTTTACATCTTCAGATTTCTAGTTATATGAAAAAGAAAATTTTGAATGGGGAATGGTCAATCGGTATGAAAATACCATCACAAAGGATGTTGGCCCATCATTTTGAAGTTAATCGGAGCACGATTGTCACGGCACTTGAGGAATTGGCCGCTGATGGATTAATTGATTCAAAAGTAGGTAGTGGTACGAGGGTTGTCAATAATACTTGGAGTCTACTTGCGTCAACTCCGCCTCCTGATTGGATTAGTTATGTTCATTCTGGTATTCATGAACCGAATATGAATATCATTCAAAAAATTAACGAAGCAGAAGCCAATCGAGCGTTCATTCGATTAGGAACAGGAGAACTTTCCCCTGACTTACTTCCGAATGAGCAAATGAAAAAGTTTTTACAAATGGATGTAGGTGAATCCCTTACGCTCGGATATGAAGAACCAAAAGGCAGTCTCGAATTGCGAAAAACAATCAGCCACTATTTAAAAAAGAAAGGCGTTGAAGCGGCACCCTCATCGATCTTAATTGTCTCAGGTGCGATCCAAGCATTGCAGTTAATTTCGATTGGACTATTAAAGCGCGGTTCCGTGATTTTGCATGAGACACCGTCATACCTAAATTCAGTCCATGTGTTTCAGTCTGCTGGCATGAATTTATTCGGAATTCCACTAAATGCTGAGGGGATTCAAACAGATTCAGTTCGTCGATTAAAGCGACAACACCATGCTTCGTTACTCTATACCATTCCGTCGTTTCATAATCCAACGGGTACTTTAATGTCGGAGAAAAGAAGGCAACAATTAGTAGAGATTTGTCAAAAAGAAGCTCTACCGATTATAGAGGACGATGTGTACGGTGAATTATGGTTGGATACGCCAACGCCAAAGCCGATGAAAGCTAGTGACCTGCAAGGGAATGTGTTGTACATTGGCAGTATCTCCAAAAGTTTAAGTCCAGGGTTACGAATCGGTTGGATTGTTGGCCCAGAACCTGTTATTCATCGGTTGGCTGATATTAAAATGCAAACAGACTATGGATCTAGTTCCATCTCTCAATATATCGTCAACAACTGGATAAAAAGTGGCTTGTATGAGGAGTATTTAAATCAAATACGAGTTGAATTGAAAAAGAGAAGGGACTTTACAATTGACCTACTAAATAAATATTTCTCTGATCTAGCAGTATGGGATATTCCAAAAGGTGGTTTTTATATATGGCTACAAATAAAATCCGATATTTCAACAAGAAAGTTATTTGAAGTGGCTCTCCAAGAAGGGATTCTTTTAAATCCGGGAAGTGTTTATGATAAAAATGACCAACAACATCTTCGCTTGTCGTATGCCTATGCATCATTAGCTGACCTTGAAAAAGGGCTTAAACGACTTGCGGAGCTTATTAAAGAGCTTAGGAACTAA
- a CDS encoding LysE/ArgO family amino acid transporter, giving the protein MEPFLHGILLAFGLILPLGVQNVFIFNQGATHKNFSFALPAVITAGLCDTLLISLAVAGISVIILSFETLRIFMFLIGFLFLAYMGWLMWKDTPEVKDQQESNPFSAKRQIIFAASVSLLNPHAIMDTIGVIGTSSLVYSGMEKWIFTLSCILVSWIWFFSLAITGKKIGQIDTNGKLLKRMNQISVLIIWGMALYMGAQVLLAVR; this is encoded by the coding sequence GTGGAACCATTTCTTCACGGAATCTTACTTGCTTTTGGATTAATTTTGCCTTTAGGGGTACAAAACGTTTTTATTTTTAATCAAGGAGCAACGCACAAAAATTTTAGCTTTGCTTTACCAGCTGTGATCACAGCTGGGCTATGTGATACACTACTTATTTCATTGGCTGTGGCGGGTATATCGGTGATCATATTAAGTTTTGAAACGTTACGAATCTTCATGTTTTTAATTGGGTTTCTTTTCTTAGCATACATGGGGTGGCTCATGTGGAAAGATACACCTGAAGTAAAGGATCAGCAAGAATCCAATCCGTTCTCTGCAAAACGTCAAATAATATTTGCAGCTTCAGTTTCCTTATTAAATCCCCATGCCATTATGGATACTATCGGAGTAATTGGAACAAGCTCTTTAGTTTATTCGGGGATGGAAAAATGGATTTTCACCCTATCTTGTATTCTAGTTTCTTGGATTTGGTTCTTCTCGTTAGCCATTACAGGTAAGAAGATTGGCCAAATTGATACAAACGGAAAACTGTTAAAGCGCATGAATCAAATTTCCGTCCTCATTATTTGGGGAATGGCTTTATATATGGGAGCGCAAGTTTTACTAGCAGTGAGATAA
- a CDS encoding glucose 1-dehydrogenase: MKRFEEKVVIVTGAGSGLGQAATLQLAEEGAKLVLVDLNEAGLKETEEKVLAISPEAEVLLITANVADENAVKGFVDATVEKFGKIDGFFNNAGIEGKQNLTEDFGIEEFQKVVSINLNGVFYGMKYVLKVMKEQGSGSIVNTASVGGIRGVGNQSGYAASKHGVVGLTRNSAIEYGQYGVSIKAIAPGAIMTPMVEGSLRQMGGDNWEEVGKEFVKPNPMRRFGKPEEVGYLVAFLLSNQADFINGVVVPIDGGQSYKY, translated from the coding sequence ATGAAACGTTTTGAAGAAAAAGTAGTCATAGTAACAGGTGCAGGATCAGGTCTTGGACAAGCAGCAACACTTCAATTAGCAGAAGAAGGCGCAAAATTAGTATTAGTGGACTTAAATGAAGCAGGCTTAAAAGAAACTGAAGAAAAAGTGTTAGCGATTTCGCCAGAAGCGGAAGTGTTATTAATTACAGCAAACGTAGCTGATGAAAATGCTGTAAAAGGTTTTGTTGATGCAACGGTTGAAAAGTTCGGCAAAATTGACGGCTTCTTTAACAATGCAGGGATTGAAGGAAAACAAAATTTAACAGAAGACTTTGGGATTGAAGAGTTCCAAAAAGTTGTTTCCATTAACTTAAATGGTGTTTTCTACGGCATGAAATACGTATTAAAAGTAATGAAAGAACAAGGCTCAGGTTCCATTGTAAATACAGCCTCTGTGGGTGGTATTCGTGGTGTTGGTAACCAATCAGGCTACGCAGCATCGAAACATGGTGTTGTTGGGTTAACACGTAACTCTGCGATTGAATATGGGCAGTATGGTGTTTCAATTAAAGCGATTGCACCAGGTGCCATCATGACTCCTATGGTAGAGGGGTCATTACGTCAAATGGGTGGAGACAATTGGGAAGAAGTTGGGAAAGAGTTTGTAAAACCAAACCCAATGCGCCGCTTTGGTAAACCAGAAGAGGTAGGTTACTTAGTTGCCTTCCTACTTTCAAACCAAGCAGACTTTATTAATGGTGTTGTTGTGCCAATTGATGGTGGTCAATCATATAAATATTAA
- a CDS encoding SDR family NAD(P)-dependent oxidoreductase: protein MRFENKVVIITGAAGGIGKEIARKLAGEGAKLTLVDLNEDAVKAVAAELNLDEDRVITLKADVSKEAEVKNYVEQTVEKFGRIDGFANNAGVEGPAKIVEEITEQDFDFVYNINVKGAFYGLKYVLPIMKQQQAGSIVNTASVAGLIGSPNMMLYNSSKHALMGMNKVAALEAAPFNVRVNSVNPGVINTQMMRQIEAKVAPGAADAAQSAYQDAVPMKRYGEATEVANVIAFLLSDEASYVSSSSYTVDGALYNI from the coding sequence ATGAGATTTGAAAACAAAGTTGTCATTATTACAGGTGCTGCAGGAGGGATCGGTAAAGAGATTGCTCGCAAGCTTGCAGGTGAGGGTGCAAAATTAACTCTCGTTGATTTAAATGAAGATGCTGTGAAAGCGGTTGCAGCAGAACTGAACTTAGATGAAGATCGCGTCATAACATTAAAGGCAGATGTTTCGAAAGAAGCAGAAGTGAAAAATTATGTTGAGCAAACTGTGGAAAAATTCGGTCGCATTGATGGATTTGCAAATAATGCAGGGGTTGAAGGCCCAGCAAAAATAGTAGAAGAAATTACGGAACAAGACTTTGATTTCGTCTATAACATTAACGTAAAAGGTGCGTTCTACGGTTTAAAATATGTATTGCCAATTATGAAACAACAACAAGCAGGATCAATTGTCAACACGGCTTCTGTAGCAGGGCTAATTGGTTCACCAAACATGATGCTATATAATTCATCGAAACATGCATTAATGGGGATGAATAAAGTGGCGGCTTTAGAAGCTGCTCCATTTAATGTACGTGTAAATTCAGTAAACCCAGGTGTGATTAATACACAAATGATGCGTCAGATTGAGGCAAAAGTTGCACCAGGCGCGGCAGATGCAGCACAATCCGCATATCAAGATGCTGTCCCAATGAAGCGTTATGGAGAAGCAACTGAAGTAGCGAATGTCATTGCATTTTTACTATCAGATGAAGCTTCTTATGTAAGCTCTTCATCATACACAGTCGATGGAGCATTATACAATATCTAA
- a CDS encoding TetR/AcrR family transcriptional regulator, with product MKNNSPHVLRTKNFLKKAFIEMVHKKGFSNVTVTDIVETAQYNRTTFYVYYQNIYELVEELMDEMFEAIQYYSMSKYQSDSRVKVNELTTNSFELLYYIYDHRDYFKLLLIENTLPSIHQQLPEAIFNLLKNKFDIHYGVSLVDDYSQKRYMAYGTAGLIMDWIAQDFDVTPGEMTERLIRIFNTFAQGFVIKEIDT from the coding sequence ATGAAAAATAATTCCCCCCATGTTTTGAGAACAAAGAATTTCTTAAAAAAGGCTTTTATCGAGATGGTACATAAAAAGGGATTTAGTAATGTTACGGTAACGGACATTGTTGAAACAGCTCAATATAACCGAACAACTTTTTATGTGTATTATCAAAACATATACGAGCTTGTTGAAGAGTTAATGGATGAAATGTTTGAAGCGATTCAATATTACAGCATGTCAAAGTATCAAAGTGATAGCCGTGTGAAAGTAAATGAATTAACAACGAACTCTTTTGAATTGTTATATTACATATACGATCATCGTGATTACTTCAAATTACTGCTAATTGAAAATACTTTGCCAAGTATTCACCAGCAACTACCTGAAGCCATTTTTAACTTACTAAAAAATAAATTTGATATTCATTACGGGGTATCCTTAGTTGATGATTATTCGCAAAAGCGCTATATGGCATATGGCACAGCGGGGTTGATTATGGACTGGATTGCTCAGGATTTTGATGTGACACCAGGGGAAATGACAGAACGACTTATACGAATTTTTAATACTTTTGCACAAGGGTTTGTCATAAAAGAAATTGACACGTAA
- a CDS encoding alanine--glyoxylate aminotransferase family protein has protein sequence MRFKPSYAPGPTDVRENVRLALAKKTNNPDFDKEFVHYYYEVCQKMGQVMGTTNDVLLLGGEGILALEAACASLTEPGDRVLVLDNGIYGEGFKDFVSMYGGEPVVLSFDDHQDIPVQQLRDFLEKDHHFKYATFVHCDTPTSMLNDVSQISPLLKEYGILTVVDSVAGMVGEPIDVDQNKIDICCGGSQKAISAPAGLAIVSVSEDAKKAMNERKTPIASYYANLQIYLGYREKGKLPYTMPAANIEALEVALDNILEEGLMAVYERHAKIANAVRTSIQEYGLSLFLESGRSNTVTAVIIPEEIGALTLQQHIQETYNLYIATSLAQYTDVILRIGHMGENAYFDKVLSVLTVIENGLRDLGFEGNGNLGQLFLDAYRAEN, from the coding sequence ATGAGATTTAAACCAAGTTACGCACCTGGACCAACAGATGTACGTGAAAATGTACGCTTAGCGTTAGCGAAGAAAACAAATAACCCTGATTTCGATAAAGAATTCGTCCACTATTACTATGAGGTATGTCAAAAAATGGGACAGGTCATGGGTACGACAAATGATGTTCTATTGCTTGGCGGAGAAGGGATTTTAGCTTTAGAAGCTGCCTGTGCGAGCTTAACTGAACCTGGGGACCGTGTACTTGTTCTCGATAACGGTATTTACGGCGAAGGATTTAAAGATTTTGTTAGCATGTACGGTGGAGAACCGGTTGTCTTAAGTTTTGATGATCATCAAGACATTCCTGTTCAACAATTACGTGACTTTTTAGAAAAAGATCATCACTTCAAATATGCAACTTTTGTTCATTGCGATACACCAACATCGATGTTAAATGATGTTAGCCAAATCTCTCCCCTACTAAAAGAATATGGCATTCTAACAGTGGTTGATTCAGTGGCTGGCATGGTTGGCGAACCAATTGATGTGGACCAAAATAAAATCGACATTTGCTGTGGAGGTTCTCAAAAAGCAATCTCAGCTCCTGCTGGTTTAGCAATCGTTTCTGTTAGTGAGGACGCAAAAAAAGCAATGAATGAACGTAAAACACCCATTGCTTCCTATTACGCAAACTTACAAATTTATTTAGGGTATAGAGAAAAAGGAAAATTACCTTACACAATGCCTGCTGCTAATATTGAAGCTCTTGAAGTTGCCTTAGACAATATTTTAGAAGAAGGACTAATGGCGGTTTATGAACGACATGCGAAAATTGCAAACGCTGTGCGAACATCGATTCAAGAATATGGCCTTTCATTATTTTTAGAATCAGGACGTTCTAACACCGTTACAGCCGTCATCATTCCAGAAGAAATCGGCGCGTTAACATTACAACAACACATCCAAGAAACATACAATCTATATATCGCGACTTCTTTGGCACAATACACTGATGTTATTTTGCGCATTGGTCATATGGGTGAAAATGCATACTTTGACAAAGTTCTATCTGTCTTAACAGTGATCGAAAACGGCCTACGTGATCTAGGGTTCGAAGGCAACGGTAATTTAGGTCAACTATTCCTAGATGCCTATAGAGCAGAAAATTAA
- a CDS encoding HTH domain-containing protein, which yields MNKVERINTMMRYINNRAHFTISEIMQEFNISRSTAIRDIREIEAMGMPLVVEVGRDGGYNVLTNSVLPTVRFTDNEIKALFIAFMATRNQQLPYLKSRQSLAEKLLGLISENQQDDLVLLNKILLFEGTNPHNPDLLDLSDLPDPILENLIQTLLFTQSLLITVKEEQRTTTYSIYLLHLHHEKGNWLIEGFDMETEKRRILPVSHLVDVKANDAINKMSKKGILEKLSRGNKENNVVLELGPKAIAQFKKYHPLKVSLSYTNPYQTTAILKMLIDVNNSEEVTEIANWILFLGGDLTVREMPKEVLEVLNERLTKYRL from the coding sequence ATGAATAAAGTTGAACGAATTAATACGATGATGAGATATATCAACAATCGCGCTCACTTTACCATTTCTGAAATCATGCAAGAATTTAATATTTCCCGTTCGACGGCTATTCGTGATATTAGAGAAATCGAAGCGATGGGGATGCCGCTTGTTGTTGAAGTGGGAAGGGATGGAGGATACAATGTGTTGACTAATTCTGTCCTCCCAACTGTTCGCTTTACAGATAATGAGATTAAAGCACTTTTTATCGCCTTTATGGCCACAAGAAATCAACAACTTCCTTATTTGAAAAGTCGTCAGTCGTTAGCTGAAAAATTACTTGGCCTAATTTCAGAAAATCAGCAAGATGACCTTGTACTTTTAAATAAAATCTTGCTTTTTGAAGGGACGAACCCCCATAATCCCGACTTACTTGATTTATCGGATTTACCTGATCCAATTTTAGAAAACCTAATTCAAACGCTCCTTTTCACTCAATCATTATTGATTACGGTGAAGGAAGAGCAGAGAACGACTACTTATTCTATTTATCTTTTACATCTTCATCATGAAAAGGGAAATTGGCTGATCGAAGGCTTTGATATGGAGACGGAAAAGAGGCGGATTTTACCTGTCTCTCACCTTGTCGATGTCAAAGCGAATGATGCCATAAATAAAATGAGTAAGAAGGGAATTTTAGAAAAACTTAGTAGAGGGAATAAAGAAAATAACGTTGTACTTGAGCTCGGTCCAAAGGCGATTGCTCAGTTCAAAAAGTACCACCCTTTAAAAGTTTCTCTTTCCTATACTAATCCTTACCAAACGACAGCCATTCTAAAAATGTTGATCGATGTAAATAATTCGGAAGAGGTTACTGAAATAGCAAATTGGATCCTTTTTTTAGGTGGGGATCTTACGGTCAGGGAAATGCCAAAAGAAGTTTTAGAGGTGTTAAATGAGAGATTAACGAAGTACCGTCTATGA
- a CDS encoding GyrI-like domain-containing protein, translating to MANYTIEEKDSFTVLGFGIELKSHYTDFVGINKEKADFWNEVKEDGRLEALKAVASNEYIFVVNEAVNNKMMHYAGVLTEKTLPEATRVIQFPKGEYVVVKGEAKTDLELSNTLTGMAFGQALPEATDYAYVGGPNTAVIMGKRNGLLYGEMWIPVVRK from the coding sequence ATGGCAAATTACACAATTGAAGAAAAAGATAGCTTTACTGTTTTAGGTTTTGGAATTGAGCTAAAGAGCCACTACACAGACTTTGTGGGGATCAATAAAGAAAAGGCCGACTTTTGGAATGAAGTTAAAGAAGATGGAAGACTTGAAGCGTTAAAAGCTGTTGCATCAAATGAGTATATTTTTGTGGTAAATGAAGCGGTGAATAACAAGATGATGCACTATGCAGGGGTTTTGACCGAGAAAACATTACCGGAAGCAACTCGCGTGATCCAATTCCCTAAGGGCGAGTATGTCGTTGTGAAAGGTGAAGCCAAAACGGATCTGGAGTTGAGTAATACGCTTACGGGGATGGCCTTTGGACAAGCGCTGCCAGAAGCGACAGATTATGCCTATGTAGGTGGTCCTAATACAGCTGTAATAATGGGTAAACGAAACGGCTTACTTTACGGCGAAATGTGGATTCCAGTTGTTCGTAAATAA
- a CDS encoding phage tail protein, translating to MAYIVDFKTVSSVGLESSPVAEALAGLRANEARYFMNKYKHEFTVVPASESQDTLDYVRSILKAERDIEFAAKPLETSRFQVENINWAFVFYEDGLAVNVLYTLDGPKPKRAVGFKLSDGMEVPKELEGKFKFAWQKSKLAGTIRGSYFVIKGEY from the coding sequence ATGGCCTATATCGTTGATTTTAAAACGGTGTCTTCGGTTGGATTAGAATCGTCACCTGTGGCAGAAGCGCTTGCCGGTTTGCGCGCCAATGAAGCCCGTTACTTTATGAACAAATATAAGCACGAATTTACAGTTGTTCCAGCAAGCGAAAGCCAGGACACACTTGATTATGTTAGGAGCATTTTGAAAGCCGAACGGGATATTGAGTTTGCAGCCAAACCATTGGAAACATCGCGCTTTCAAGTGGAAAATATCAATTGGGCCTTCGTATTTTATGAGGATGGACTTGCGGTCAACGTCCTATACACACTTGATGGGCCTAAGCCAAAAAGAGCTGTTGGCTTTAAGCTTTCGGATGGGATGGAAGTACCTAAGGAATTAGAAGGAAAGTTTAAATTTGCGTGGCAGAAGTCTAAACTAGCCGGAACAATTCGGGGCTCGTACTTTGTTATTAAAGGAGAATATTAA
- a CDS encoding DNA-binding response regulator has protein sequence MGFDEEYQAFMNHHIQARTGERLRRLQEGHKHAEILFLKQVWWPLFNNFRYLHPEYEVNDFKDGKRYLDFAYIRPAIRICFEIDGYGPHLTNISRWQFSDSLERQNQLMIDGWTVIRFSYDQVKEKPRRCQQIIQQLIGRLLGDELDQTTLTFFEKEVLQLVIRKGEDITPKEVARDLKLCDKTVRKILSQLVDKKVLIPASGRVRIRSYRLGDQVKHPMK, from the coding sequence ATGGGATTTGATGAAGAATACCAGGCTTTTATGAATCATCACATACAGGCAAGAACCGGGGAACGGCTGCGGCGCTTACAAGAAGGTCATAAACATGCTGAAATATTGTTTTTGAAGCAGGTGTGGTGGCCATTATTTAATAATTTTCGATATCTACATCCAGAATATGAAGTTAATGATTTCAAAGACGGAAAAAGGTATTTGGATTTTGCGTATATTCGTCCCGCCATCCGGATTTGCTTTGAAATCGACGGGTATGGCCCACATTTAACGAATATAAGCAGATGGCAGTTTTCCGACAGTCTGGAACGTCAAAATCAGTTGATGATTGATGGGTGGACTGTGATCCGTTTTTCATATGATCAAGTTAAAGAGAAGCCCCGTCGATGTCAACAAATTATTCAGCAATTAATTGGTCGATTGCTGGGTGATGAACTGGACCAGACCACTCTGACCTTCTTCGAAAAGGAAGTACTTCAGCTAGTGATTCGAAAAGGAGAGGACATAACTCCAAAAGAAGTGGCGAGGGATTTGAAGCTTTGCGACAAGACGGTAAGAAAAATACTTTCTCAACTAGTGGATAAAAAGGTGCTGATTCCCGCATCGGGGCGCGTGAGAATACGTTCTTATCGGTTGGGGGATCAGGTTAAGCACCCAATGAAATAA
- a CDS encoding DUF1048 domain-containing protein: protein MSFLEKIIGSLDDKREWRAMEARAKALPKEYRNAYDAIKKYMSTAGGPIDWKESSRIFNGILDLFEEGAAFGKKVTDLTGEDVAAFCDDLVKDTKTYKDKYRKKLNDSIGRG, encoded by the coding sequence ATGAGTTTTCTTGAAAAAATTATCGGAAGTCTAGATGACAAGCGGGAATGGAGAGCGATGGAGGCACGTGCGAAGGCCCTTCCAAAAGAGTACCGCAATGCTTATGACGCCATAAAAAAATATATGTCGACGGCTGGTGGCCCGATCGACTGGAAAGAAAGCAGTCGTATCTTCAATGGTATTCTTGACCTCTTTGAGGAAGGGGCAGCGTTTGGTAAGAAAGTTACGGACCTTACGGGTGAGGACGTTGCTGCTTTTTGCGATGATCTTGTAAAGGACACAAAAACTTATAAAGACAAATACCGCAAGAAGTTAAACGATTCGATTGGTCGAGGGTAA
- a CDS encoding PadR family transcriptional regulator: MENITEMLKGLLEGCVLEIISRGETYGYEITQTLRELGFTDVVEGTVYTITMRLEKSNLVEIEKKPSTMGPPRKFYTLNAIGQERLNEFWEKWNFVSSKINELKIK; encoded by the coding sequence GTGGAAAATATTACAGAAATGCTGAAAGGGTTGCTTGAGGGATGTGTGCTTGAAATTATCAGCCGTGGGGAAACTTATGGCTATGAAATTACGCAAACACTACGTGAGCTTGGCTTTACGGATGTGGTTGAAGGCACAGTTTATACAATTACCATGCGACTTGAGAAAAGCAATCTAGTGGAAATTGAGAAAAAACCATCCACTATGGGGCCGCCGAGAAAATTTTACACACTCAACGCAATAGGTCAAGAGCGGCTTAATGAATTTTGGGAAAAATGGAACTTTGTATCAAGCAAAATTAATGAACTCAAAATAAAATAA
- a CDS encoding DUF5412 family protein, whose translation MSLIKKKPLPKKMLIATLSGVAITSLIYFYETYFFTFNDIDRTYMQEGPAVTSPSEKYTAHAYYEPYGGAAGGVNVWVEVTNKQEDHVQIVYYADAKDQFSMEWRDDETLYITNDDPQFPNSNRSIELKIGKEIYHEFGRACKSLLMKDQYERCYHN comes from the coding sequence ATGTCTTTAATAAAGAAGAAACCTTTACCTAAAAAAATGCTCATTGCTACATTATCGGGAGTTGCTATAACATCTTTAATTTATTTTTATGAGACGTACTTTTTCACATTTAATGACATTGATCGAACCTATATGCAAGAGGGTCCTGCAGTAACGTCTCCTTCTGAAAAATATACCGCGCATGCTTATTATGAACCATATGGTGGAGCTGCAGGTGGTGTGAATGTGTGGGTTGAAGTCACTAATAAACAAGAGGATCACGTCCAAATCGTTTATTATGCGGATGCGAAAGATCAATTTTCGATGGAGTGGCGAGATGATGAGACATTATATATTACGAATGACGATCCTCAATTTCCAAATTCAAATAGAAGTATCGAATTAAAAATTGGAAAAGAGATTTACCACGAGTTTGGGAGGGCTTGTAAAAGTTTATTAATGAAAGATCAATATGAGCGTTGTTACCATAATTAG
- a CDS encoding TerC family protein: MESIWLEYAWTLLILIGLEGLLSADNALVLAVIAKHLPEDQKNRAISYGIILAFFFRFGALFAISFIANVWQIQAIGAAYLLYLGLKHVIQAKFGKDNKNIHEDDEKESAGKGFGATVAKIGLADLAFAVDSILAAVALALGLPDSPLGNFGGMDGGKFIIVLLAGIAGLILIKFAATWFVRLLDKRPALETTAYAIVAWVGVKLAVITLAHEDVGVLNHDFPHSTTWTLIFYGVLVAIALIGWFAPGNKSKDKAV; encoded by the coding sequence ATGGAGTCAATTTGGTTAGAGTATGCATGGACATTGTTAATTCTAATAGGATTAGAAGGGTTATTATCAGCTGATAACGCCCTAGTCCTTGCTGTGATTGCTAAGCATTTACCTGAAGACCAGAAAAATAGAGCGATAAGTTACGGAATTATTTTGGCATTCTTCTTCAGATTTGGTGCACTTTTTGCCATATCTTTTATTGCAAATGTCTGGCAAATACAGGCAATAGGAGCTGCATATCTTCTATATCTTGGATTAAAACATGTCATTCAAGCGAAATTCGGGAAAGACAATAAGAATATTCATGAAGACGATGAAAAAGAATCAGCAGGGAAAGGCTTTGGGGCAACGGTAGCTAAGATTGGATTAGCAGATCTTGCTTTTGCAGTAGACTCTATTTTAGCAGCAGTTGCTCTTGCCTTAGGTCTTCCAGATTCCCCTCTTGGAAATTTTGGTGGTATGGATGGAGGAAAATTTATTATCGTTCTTCTTGCAGGAATTGCTGGACTCATCCTAATCAAATTTGCTGCAACATGGTTTGTACGACTACTTGATAAGCGTCCGGCATTGGAAACGACAGCTTATGCAATTGTTGCATGGGTTGGTGTCAAATTAGCTGTCATTACTTTAGCACATGAGGACGTTGGTGTGTTGAATCATGACTTCCCTCATAGCACTACGTGGACCCTAATTTTCTATGGTGTATTAGTAGCAATTGCCCTAATCGGTTGGTTTGCTCCTGGAAATAAGTCAAAAGATAAAGCAGTTTAA